GACCCGATCGAAAAGAAACCCCTCTTTCACTTTCTTCCCGGAACAGCCGCCCTGTCCATCGCCACCGCCGGTTGCAATTTCACCTGTAAGAACTGTCAGAACTGGGATATCTCACAGGCGTATCCTGAAAATACATTCAACATCCTCCTATCTCCTGACAAAATCGTCGAGCTCGCCCTGGAGAATAATGCGCCGACCATTGCTTATACATACACTGAGCCGACTGTCTTCTTCGAATATATGTTCGATACCTGCAGACGCGCGCGGAAAAAGAACGTAAGAAATATTTACCATTCAAACGGGTATATAAACCAGGAACCCCTGCTTGATCTGATTCCCTACCTTGACGCCGCGAATATCGACCTGAAGGCTTACAGTAACGCATTCTATCAGGGAATCACCGGTGGAACACTTTCACCTGTTCTGAAAACCCTGAAAACATTGAAGAGTAAAGGGGTATGGCTTGAAATAACGAATCTCGTCATTCCTTCAAAAAACGACGATGCATCTCTCATAAAAGAATTGTGTTTGTGGGTGA
Above is a genomic segment from candidate division WOR-3 bacterium containing:
- the amrS gene encoding AmmeMemoRadiSam system radical SAM enzyme, with protein sequence MYYKKLPKNKVKCLLCPRGCIVGKGKKGFCRVRENRKGKYYTLVHSNPCAVHIDPIEKKPLFHFLPGTAALSIATAGCNFTCKNCQNWDISQAYPENTFNILLSPDKIVELALENNAPTIAYTYTEPTVFFEYMFDTCRRARKKNVRNIYHSNGYINQEPLLDLIPYLDAANIDLKAYSNAFYQGITGGTLSPVLKTLKTLKSKGVWLEITNLVIPSKNDDASLIKELCLWVKEELGDDVPLHFSRFYPQYKLQNLPPTPVSTLKKAADIARNVGIHYVYIGNVPGIPEESTYCPHCNKVVIERIGYEIKSINIKKGKCGFCGTTIPGVWK